ACCCCGGCACGGCCTGCTTTGATCAGTCGTGCGCAGTTGGCTTGCTTGCCGCTTCCGCCACGCCAGATCTGGGCGATGACGGTCTGCGGGATGGAGAGCGCCAAGCCGCCGGTGAGAGCACGGAACAGTATCGACGCCATGAATGTGTCGCGGCGCTCGAGCGCGATGAACGCTCCGGCGTCGAGGGTGTACCCCCTCACGCGGCCTGGCCGTCCTTGGCCTTCCGGGCAAGATGGTCTCTATACGCGGCGGCGGCAGCCCGCTCGGTTGCCTCGACCCGGGCCATCGTCTCCTCGTCGAGCCGACTGGCATCGCCAGCCAGGTCTTGGACGACCGTCTCCAGCTCCGCGTAGCCGCGTAGCGCGCCGAGCCCGGCTGCGATGAGCGCGGACACCGACTCGGCGCGCCCCTCCTCGACCTCGCGAGTGGCCCACTCGTACAGGTCATCGCGGAGCGACACTCCGATCTTCGTGGTCATGAGCCCAGCCTACCCGACGGTCAGACCGTAGTCATACTCAGTCGTGTGACTGCTGTTGCGGGCGACCCCCTACCCTGAGCCGTTCTTACTCCCGCGGGCGGGACTCTCGCCGGTGCCAGCGCCCGCTCCGGCCGTGACCTTCATCCGGCGGCGTTCCTCCGCGGTCGGGATCAGCCCGGCCGGGGCGACGATGCGGGACTCGGCGAAGGCCGCTTCCGTGGTGGCCAGTGGCTCGCGGGCGCGGATCGCCGTGATCCAGATGCGCGCCGCGTCCGCGATGACGACGATGACCAGGACGGCGAACAGCGCGGCGAGGATGCCGTCGACGGTCGAGTTGGTGACGATGCTGCGCATGTCACCGATGGACTTCGCCGGTGCCAGCACCTGGCCCTGGTCCAGTGCGTGGGCGTAGCGGGCGCGTTGCGTGAAGAAGCCCAGCTTGGGATCGCCGGAGAACACCTTCTGCCAGCTCGCCGTCAACGTGACCACGGCGACCCACGCGAGTGGAACACCGGTCGCCCACGCCCACTTGAGCCGGCCGTTCTTGATCAGCAGCGTGGTGGCGACGGTCAACGCGACCGCACCGAGCAACTGGTTGGCGATGCCGAACAACGGGAACAGCTGGTTGATGCCGCCGAGCGGGTTGGTGACGCCCTGGTAGAGGAAGTAGCCCCAGGCCGCGACGACGACCGCGCTGCTCGCGGCGAGTCCGGGCCACCAGCTCACCCGGGACAGCGGCTTCCACAGGTTGCCGAGGGTGTCCTGCAACATGAACCGCCCGACCCTGGTGCCGGCGTCGACCGTGGTGAGAATGAACAGCGCCTCGAACATGATCGCGAAGTGATACCAGAACGCCTTCAACGCGGTGCCGCCGGCCACCCTGGAGAAGATCTCCGACATGCCGACCGCCAGCGTCGGCGCGCCGCCGGTTCGGGCGATCAGCGTCTTCTCCTGCACGGCGCTGGCCGCGGCCTGCAGCTGGTCGGGGGTGATGGTAAAGCCG
The window above is part of the Streptosporangiales bacterium genome. Proteins encoded here:
- a CDS encoding PIN domain nuclease yields the protein MRGYTLDAGAFIALERRDTFMASILFRALTGGLALSIPQTVIAQIWRGGSGKQANCARLIKAGRAGVETVIIDDLTDDRARQIGVTIGQTSHSDIADVHVALVAAEQGHAVLTSDDGDIAAVDPHLTIVHV